The following are encoded together in the Methylorubrum sp. B1-46 genome:
- a CDS encoding cupin domain-containing protein: MSDGLTAAQVIEALALKPHPEGGHYRETFRDPRQVEGRSVGTAIYYLLGVGETSAWHRVDAAEIWHWHAGAPMVITMSPNGHDASAHHLGPDLLRGQRPQLVVPAGHWQTATSLGAWTLVGCTVSPGFAFAGFEMAPEDWRPTPRR, from the coding sequence ATGAGCGACGGTCTGACGGCGGCGCAGGTGATCGAGGCCCTCGCGCTCAAGCCCCATCCGGAGGGCGGGCATTACCGCGAGACGTTTCGCGATCCGCGCCAAGTGGAAGGCCGCTCGGTCGGCACCGCGATCTACTACCTGCTGGGTGTGGGCGAGACCTCGGCCTGGCACCGGGTGGACGCGGCCGAGATCTGGCACTGGCATGCCGGTGCGCCGATGGTGATCACGATGAGCCCCAACGGCCACGACGCCTCGGCCCATCATCTCGGACCTGACCTCCTGCGCGGCCAACGCCCGCAGCTCGTAGTGCCCGCGGGGCACTGGCAGACGGCGACCAGCCTCGGCGCCTGGACGCTCGTCGGCTGCACGGTCTCGCCGGGCTTCGCGTTCGCGGGCTTCGAGATGGCGCCGGAAGATTGGCGCCCGACCCCGCGGCGCTGA
- a CDS encoding zinc-binding dehydrogenase, translating into MQALQLFGDRDLRLTEVEPPPAPGPGEVQLRVRAVGLNFIDVWGFRGMAFAKRKLPLTVGAEAAGEIAAVGEGVEGLSVGDAVVPYGALTCGTCRACREGRDNLCEDVSGVMGFHLDGFARERVNLPARLVVKVPGGVDHVQAACAGIAFGTVQHMLFDNARLEPGESILVQAGGSGIGTAAIKMAKAIGCTVYTTVGDDAKGEKAKALGADHVINYREERFEGEVRRLTKRKGVDVAFEHVGPETWNGSLLCLKRGGRLVTCGSTSGVSVQMNLMQLFQQQYRITGSFGCRIANIRQSLDKMAAGLTPVVDTVLPLADFAQGLERLESRKVFGKILVTL; encoded by the coding sequence ATGCAAGCCCTCCAGCTCTTCGGCGACCGCGACTTGCGCCTGACCGAAGTCGAGCCGCCGCCCGCGCCCGGGCCGGGCGAGGTGCAGCTCCGGGTGCGCGCGGTCGGGCTCAACTTCATCGACGTGTGGGGCTTTCGCGGCATGGCGTTCGCCAAGCGCAAGCTGCCGCTCACCGTCGGCGCGGAGGCCGCGGGCGAGATCGCGGCGGTCGGCGAAGGCGTCGAGGGGCTCTCCGTCGGCGATGCCGTGGTGCCCTACGGCGCCCTGACCTGCGGGACGTGCCGCGCCTGCCGCGAAGGCCGCGACAACCTGTGCGAGGACGTCTCCGGGGTCATGGGCTTCCATCTCGACGGCTTCGCCCGCGAGCGGGTCAACCTGCCGGCCCGGCTCGTTGTGAAGGTGCCGGGTGGCGTCGATCACGTCCAGGCGGCCTGCGCCGGCATCGCCTTCGGCACCGTCCAGCACATGCTGTTCGATAACGCGCGGCTGGAGCCCGGCGAGTCGATCCTCGTCCAGGCCGGCGGCTCGGGAATCGGAACGGCGGCGATCAAGATGGCCAAGGCAATCGGCTGCACGGTCTACACGACGGTGGGCGACGACGCGAAGGGCGAGAAGGCCAAGGCGCTCGGCGCCGACCACGTCATCAACTACCGCGAGGAGCGCTTCGAGGGCGAGGTGCGGCGGTTGACCAAGCGCAAGGGCGTCGACGTCGCGTTCGAGCATGTCGGGCCCGAGACGTGGAACGGCTCGCTGCTCTGCCTCAAGCGGGGCGGGCGACTCGTCACCTGCGGCTCGACCTCGGGCGTCTCGGTGCAGATGAACCTGATGCAGTTGTTCCAGCAGCAGTACCGCATCACCGGTTCGTTCGGCTGCCGCATCGCCAACATCCGCCAGAGCCTCGACAAGATGGCCGCCGGCCTCACCCCCGTCGTCGATACGGTGCTGCCGCTCGCCGACTTCGCGCAGGGGCTGGAGCGCCTGGAATCGCGCAAGGTGTTCGGGAAGATTCTGGTGACGCTGTAG
- a CDS encoding PAS domain-containing protein, translating into MTVWPIGSGEMVERIRTFAWATTGLGPMQDWPQSLKTAVEMTVGSALPSLLAWGPDLTLLYNDAYIPILGAKHAALGSPLAEVWPEVSDHGMIAAALRGETQRHTDEFFELPSRAERPVGWFTASWIPLRDEAGTIRGLYAVILENTARILAEQALRESEEHLRHTVEFNPQISWTADRDGAIDFIPTRFREWTGVSGYGKSWIEVQHPIDAQATIERWMTCVRTGEPLDIQHRVRINGSDAYRWLRSRAYPRRDAQGRIVRWYGSTEDIHDFKITEQALRQREEQQAFLLRLSDALRPLADTAAIQAEACRLLGDHLDADRTFCAAIERPKDQLVVEREYLRKPLRRGYVGMHPLSRVRWLAPLYQAAKPAVLTDVSATDLIPEADRAILQERQFVAWIGAPLVKQGELVGTLNVICAEPRDWTESEVALVVETGERIWAAMERARAERSVREADMRLRTMADAAPVLHWDVDTQGAIFVNEHYLAFFGVDFDVLARDGWERFLHPADAERHVALFREAFAQGRPFADEARFRRADGQYRWLSSSGRPLEDGRFVGVSIDVTERRQAEERVRRNNAVLQAINLVFSETLGASSEESLARISLDLAEELTDSAIGFMGEIDEATGRLDGLFFSDRSRAHYAVLAGEGGSGLPPGKLDLGLAVHGIYGRVLRDGESFIVNDLASHPDRVGTPAGHVPLTAFLGVPLKQGDKTRGLIGLGNRLGGYRPEDLEAVEALAPAIWHALRAKRAELRLRESEERFRQFAEASSDVLWIRNAETLEMEFISPALRTVYGVDPDILGGDVRQWARHMLPEDRERSFMNLQRVAGGESLVNEFRIQRPVDGAFRWIRSTLFPLRDEQGRVRRIGGLSSDTTEAKLLTGHQAVLLAELQHRVRNIMAVTRSIVARTGERAESVADYASLVGGRLLTLSRVQALLTRSANAGVPVATIVHDEVSAQALREDQYDLSGPEVELSPKAAEILTLAVHELATNALKYGALGVPEGRVRVRWALFEKRGETWLGFDWVEAGAPNAAQDVSRNGHPASVRNGFGRELVEGRLPYELGGRGRLEIGPDGARCRLEFPLRDEASILETDAPQRATVSGGALDMTGQADLSGHRVLVVEDDYYLATDTARALQGAGAEVIGPCPTEEAAREALEDGRPAAALVDINLGSGPSFTLAALLRERGVPFVFITGYDEGVIPPDFADVGRLQKPVELKRVVHFLADTLLAEP; encoded by the coding sequence ATGACAGTCTGGCCGATCGGCAGCGGCGAGATGGTCGAGCGTATCCGGACTTTTGCCTGGGCGACGACGGGCCTGGGTCCGATGCAGGACTGGCCGCAGAGTCTGAAGACGGCCGTGGAGATGACGGTCGGCTCGGCCCTGCCGAGCCTGCTCGCCTGGGGGCCGGACCTCACGCTCCTCTACAACGACGCCTACATCCCCATCCTCGGCGCCAAACACGCGGCGCTCGGGTCTCCGCTCGCCGAAGTCTGGCCGGAAGTGTCCGATCACGGGATGATCGCGGCCGCGCTCCGGGGCGAGACGCAACGCCACACGGATGAGTTCTTCGAATTGCCGTCCCGCGCGGAGCGGCCGGTCGGCTGGTTCACCGCGAGCTGGATTCCGCTCCGGGACGAGGCCGGCACGATCCGAGGTCTGTACGCCGTGATCTTGGAGAATACGGCGCGCATCCTCGCCGAACAGGCCCTGCGGGAGAGTGAGGAGCACCTGCGTCACACCGTCGAGTTCAATCCGCAGATCTCATGGACGGCCGACCGGGACGGGGCCATCGACTTCATCCCCACGCGGTTCCGCGAATGGACGGGCGTCAGCGGTTACGGGAAGAGCTGGATCGAGGTGCAGCACCCGATCGACGCCCAGGCCACGATCGAGCGCTGGATGACGTGCGTCCGCACCGGCGAGCCGCTCGATATCCAGCACCGCGTGCGCATAAACGGCTCGGATGCGTATCGGTGGTTGCGGTCCCGCGCCTATCCGCGTCGCGACGCGCAGGGCAGGATCGTCCGCTGGTACGGAAGCACCGAGGACATCCACGATTTCAAGATCACCGAACAGGCCCTTCGCCAGCGCGAGGAGCAGCAGGCCTTCCTGCTCCGGCTCAGTGACGCGCTCCGTCCCCTCGCCGATACCGCCGCGATACAGGCCGAAGCCTGTCGCCTCCTGGGGGACCACCTCGATGCGGACCGCACCTTCTGCGCAGCGATCGAGCGGCCGAAGGACCAGTTGGTCGTGGAGCGGGAGTATCTGCGCAAGCCGTTGCGACGCGGCTATGTGGGCATGCATCCCCTCTCGCGTGTCCGCTGGCTGGCCCCGCTCTATCAGGCGGCGAAGCCGGCCGTCCTGACCGATGTCTCCGCCACCGATCTGATACCGGAGGCGGATCGAGCGATCCTGCAGGAGAGGCAGTTCGTCGCCTGGATCGGAGCGCCCCTCGTCAAGCAAGGCGAATTGGTCGGGACGCTCAACGTCATCTGCGCCGAGCCGCGCGACTGGACCGAGTCGGAGGTCGCGCTCGTCGTCGAGACCGGGGAGCGCATCTGGGCGGCGATGGAGCGGGCCCGTGCCGAGAGGAGCGTGCGCGAGGCCGACATGCGGCTGCGCACCATGGCCGACGCCGCGCCGGTCCTCCATTGGGACGTGGACACTCAGGGCGCCATCTTCGTCAACGAGCACTACCTCGCCTTCTTCGGCGTGGACTTCGACGTCCTCGCGCGCGACGGCTGGGAGAGGTTCCTGCATCCCGCGGATGCGGAGCGGCATGTCGCTCTCTTTCGGGAGGCGTTCGCGCAAGGCCGTCCCTTCGCCGACGAGGCCCGGTTCCGCCGCGCCGACGGACAGTACCGCTGGCTCAGCAGTTCGGGCCGGCCGCTGGAGGATGGCCGCTTCGTCGGCGTCTCGATCGACGTGACCGAGCGACGGCAGGCCGAGGAGCGCGTCAGGCGCAACAACGCCGTTCTTCAGGCAATCAATCTCGTCTTCAGCGAGACGCTCGGCGCGTCATCGGAAGAGAGTCTGGCGCGCATCTCCCTCGATCTGGCCGAGGAACTGACCGACAGCGCCATCGGCTTCATGGGCGAGATCGACGAGGCGACCGGGCGCCTCGACGGCCTGTTCTTCAGCGACCGGAGCCGGGCCCATTACGCCGTGCTGGCGGGTGAGGGAGGCAGCGGTCTCCCGCCGGGCAAATTGGACCTGGGTCTTGCCGTTCACGGCATCTACGGGCGGGTGCTGCGGGACGGGGAAAGCTTCATCGTCAACGACCTCGCCTCCCACCCCGATCGCGTCGGCACGCCCGCCGGCCACGTGCCGTTGACCGCCTTTCTCGGTGTCCCGCTGAAGCAGGGCGACAAGACCCGGGGCCTGATCGGACTCGGCAACCGCCTGGGTGGCTACCGCCCGGAGGATCTGGAGGCGGTCGAGGCGCTGGCGCCCGCGATCTGGCACGCCCTTCGGGCGAAACGCGCCGAGCTGCGCCTGCGCGAGAGCGAGGAGCGCTTCCGGCAATTTGCCGAGGCCTCGTCCGACGTGCTCTGGATCCGCAACGCGGAGACGCTCGAAATGGAGTTCATCAGTCCGGCGCTGCGGACCGTGTACGGCGTCGATCCGGATATTCTCGGGGGCGATGTCCGGCAATGGGCCCGCCACATGCTGCCGGAGGATCGCGAGCGCAGCTTCATGAATCTGCAACGGGTGGCGGGCGGCGAGTCGCTGGTCAACGAATTCCGGATCCAGCGCCCCGTCGACGGCGCCTTCCGCTGGATCCGTAGCACGCTCTTCCCCCTGCGCGACGAGCAGGGCCGGGTGCGGCGCATCGGTGGTTTGTCCTCCGACACCACCGAGGCCAAGCTGTTGACCGGGCACCAAGCCGTGCTGTTGGCCGAACTGCAGCACCGGGTTCGCAACATCATGGCGGTGACCCGCTCGATCGTCGCCCGCACCGGCGAGCGGGCGGAGTCCGTGGCGGATTACGCGTCTCTCGTCGGCGGACGGCTTCTCACGCTCTCCCGCGTCCAGGCGCTTCTCACCCGCTCCGCCAATGCGGGCGTGCCGGTGGCGACCATCGTCCACGACGAGGTAAGCGCCCAGGCCCTGCGCGAGGACCAGTACGACCTGTCCGGACCCGAAGTCGAACTGTCGCCCAAGGCCGCGGAGATCCTGACCCTCGCGGTGCACGAACTGGCGACGAACGCGCTGAAATACGGTGCGCTGGGGGTGCCGGAGGGCCGCGTGCGGGTGCGTTGGGCTCTGTTCGAGAAGCGCGGCGAAACCTGGCTGGGCTTCGATTGGGTCGAGGCGGGCGCTCCAAACGCGGCGCAGGACGTGAGCCGAAACGGGCACCCCGCCTCCGTCCGCAATGGCTTCGGCCGTGAATTGGTCGAAGGGCGCCTGCCCTACGAGCTGGGCGGACGCGGCCGCCTGGAGATCGGCCCGGACGGGGCCCGGTGCCGCCTCGAATTTCCGCTGCGCGACGAAGCGAGCATTCTGGAAACGGATGCCCCGCAGCGTGCGACCGTGTCCGGAGGAGCGCTCGACATGACCGGCCAAGCAGACCTGAGCGGCCACCGCGTCCTCGTGGTGGAGGACGATTACTACCTCGCGACCGACACCGCCCGCGCGCTTCAGGGAGCGGGGGCGGAGGTGATCGGCCCCTGCCCGACCGAGGAGGCCGCCCGCGAGGCCCTCGAGGACGGCCGGCCGGCGGCGGCTCTGGTGGACATCAACCTAGGCTCCGGACCGTCCTTCACCCTGGCGGCCCTTCTGCGCGAGCGCGGCGTGCCGTTCGTGTTCATCACGGGCTACGACGAGGGCGTGATCCCACCGGACTTCGCCGATGTGGGGCGCCTTCAAAAGCCGGTCGAGCTGAAGCGCGTCGTCCATTTCCTCGCCGACACGCTGCTGGCCGAGCCGTAG
- a CDS encoding SH3 domain-containing protein encodes MPRSLPALAVALILAGGVSVRAAETFRVEGLPRDDSLTIREAPDAGAPALGQIPAGRRVLGFGCTNETPSGLTWCRVKFERTLGWARRRYLTPD; translated from the coding sequence ATGCCCCGCTCCCTGCCCGCCCTCGCCGTCGCCCTCATCCTCGCGGGCGGCGTCTCCGTTCGGGCGGCCGAGACGTTCCGGGTCGAGGGCCTGCCGCGGGACGACAGCCTGACGATCCGCGAGGCGCCGGATGCGGGCGCGCCGGCGCTGGGACAGATCCCGGCCGGCCGCCGGGTCCTCGGCTTCGGCTGCACCAATGAGACGCCGAGCGGCCTGACATGGTGCCGGGTGAAATTCGAGCGCACCCTTGGATGGGCCCGGCGGCGCTACCTCACGCCGGATTGA
- a CDS encoding SDR family NAD(P)-dependent oxidoreductase: MSTDKSGTPKSVLVVGGASGLGAATVRALASAGYAVTFTYRSSPERAGALADELAQTHGEGRITARALDLSDRDAVEAFCDWAEAEGFYGYVHNAGQSADALAAMLDRDRSEAAMQVNFWSMTRIAKALVRGMIRARAGRIVAIGSVAALQANAGNAAYAATKGALIAYCRTLAIESAKRGVTVNVIAPGFIDTEMLAGYASHREGIERQIPLGRFARPEEVAALAAFLVGEGGAYITGAVLPVDGGLTAMMGIHRT; the protein is encoded by the coding sequence ATGAGCACGGACAAGAGCGGGACGCCGAAATCCGTCCTCGTCGTCGGCGGCGCCTCGGGTCTTGGTGCGGCGACCGTCCGCGCCCTGGCCTCGGCCGGCTACGCCGTGACCTTCACCTACCGCTCCTCGCCGGAGCGCGCCGGGGCGCTCGCCGACGAACTGGCGCAGACGCATGGCGAGGGCCGGATCACCGCGCGCGCCCTCGACCTGTCGGACCGGGATGCGGTGGAGGCATTCTGCGATTGGGCCGAGGCCGAGGGCTTTTACGGCTACGTCCACAATGCCGGTCAGTCGGCGGACGCGCTCGCGGCCATGCTCGACCGCGACCGGTCGGAAGCCGCGATGCAGGTCAATTTCTGGTCGATGACCCGGATCGCCAAGGCGCTGGTGCGCGGCATGATCCGGGCGCGCGCCGGCCGCATCGTCGCCATCGGCTCGGTGGCGGCGCTTCAGGCCAATGCCGGCAACGCGGCCTACGCGGCGACCAAGGGCGCGCTGATCGCCTATTGCCGGACGCTGGCGATCGAGTCGGCCAAGCGCGGCGTCACCGTCAACGTCATCGCGCCCGGCTTCATCGATACCGAGATGCTGGCGGGCTATGCGAGCCACCGCGAGGGCATCGAGCGCCAGATCCCGCTCGGGCGCTTCGCGAGGCCGGAGGAAGTCGCGGCGCTGGCCGCCTTCCTCGTCGGCGAGGGCGGGGCCTACATTACCGGGGCGGTACTGCCGGTCGATGGCGGGTTGACCGCGATGATGGGCATCCATCGGACCTGA
- a CDS encoding beta-ketoacyl-ACP synthase yields the protein MAEPRSSSTHDAQGRPLVAVTGLGIVTSLGRGVTENWDALTAGRSGIRAISRFPTDGLRTRIAGTVDFLDTDPLVAPLLSERFAMVAAEEAVSQAGIGAGFPGGLFVAVPPVEMEWPQRQALAEAAGEPDEVSYAGLQRAAATRRFDAWHDLFIFGTVADRLADRFGTRGSPISLSTACSSGATAIQLGVEAIRRGEMEAALCIGTDGSVNPESLIRFSLLSALSTQNDPPEAASKPFSKNRDGFVMGEGAAALVLESAESARARGAKILGYVLGCGEKGDGFHRTRSSPDGAPVIAAMRAALDDAGIGPDQIDHVNAHGTSTPENDKMEALGCSAVFGERIAGLPISSNKSMIGHTLTAAGAIEAVVSLLTIREGRIPPTINYALPDPALLLDVVGTARDTSVSRVLSNSFGFGGQNTCLVLGDEPA from the coding sequence ATGGCAGAACCGCGCTCCTCATCCACCCACGACGCCCAGGGACGCCCGCTCGTCGCGGTGACGGGCCTCGGCATCGTCACCTCGCTCGGCCGCGGCGTCACCGAGAACTGGGACGCGCTGACCGCCGGGCGCTCCGGCATCCGTGCGATCAGCCGCTTTCCCACCGATGGCCTGCGCACCCGCATCGCCGGCACCGTCGATTTCCTCGACACCGATCCGCTGGTGGCGCCGCTCCTGTCGGAACGCTTCGCCATGGTCGCGGCCGAGGAGGCGGTGAGCCAGGCCGGCATCGGCGCGGGCTTTCCCGGCGGCCTGTTCGTGGCAGTGCCGCCGGTCGAGATGGAATGGCCGCAGCGCCAAGCGCTGGCAGAGGCCGCGGGCGAGCCGGACGAGGTGAGCTATGCCGGCCTCCAACGCGCCGCTGCGACCCGACGCTTCGATGCGTGGCACGACCTGTTCATCTTCGGCACGGTGGCCGACCGGCTCGCCGACCGCTTCGGGACCCGCGGCTCACCGATCTCGCTCTCGACCGCCTGCTCGTCGGGGGCCACCGCGATCCAGCTCGGCGTCGAGGCGATCCGCCGTGGCGAGATGGAAGCCGCGCTCTGCATCGGCACCGATGGCTCGGTGAACCCCGAATCGCTGATCCGCTTCTCCCTGCTCTCGGCGCTGTCGACGCAGAACGACCCGCCGGAGGCTGCCTCCAAGCCGTTCTCGAAGAACCGCGACGGTTTCGTCATGGGCGAGGGCGCCGCCGCCCTGGTGCTGGAAAGCGCCGAATCGGCACGGGCGCGCGGGGCAAAGATCCTCGGCTACGTGCTCGGCTGCGGCGAGAAGGGCGACGGCTTCCATCGCACCCGCTCCAGCCCCGACGGGGCACCGGTGATCGCAGCGATGCGCGCGGCGCTCGACGACGCGGGGATCGGGCCGGATCAGATCGATCACGTCAACGCGCACGGCACCTCGACGCCGGAGAACGACAAGATGGAGGCGCTCGGCTGCTCGGCGGTGTTCGGCGAGCGGATCGCGGGCCTGCCGATCTCGTCCAACAAGTCGATGATCGGCCACACGCTGACGGCGGCCGGCGCGATCGAGGCGGTGGTCTCGCTGCTGACGATCCGCGAGGGGCGCATCCCGCCGACGATCAACTACGCTCTGCCCGATCCCGCGCTGCTCCTCGACGTGGTGGGAACCGCCCGCGACACCTCCGTCTCGCGGGTCCTGTCGAATTCCTTCGGCTTCGGCGGGCAGAATACCTGCCTCGTCCTGGGAGACGAGCCCGCATGA
- a CDS encoding beta-ketoacyl-ACP synthase gives MSRFQTRDVVVTGIGLVSCAGEGIEAHLTAFASDAPPRTDTETFAPYPVHPVAPLALDTQIPKKSDQRQMELWQRLGVYAAGLALDSAGVKDDAGFKSALPLVVAAGGGERDYTVDGTILTGLRGTNDPGAFLNERLLNDLRPTLFLAQLSNLLAGNISIVHGVTGASRTFMGEESSGVDALRIAHARIASGQVETMMVGGSYNAERPDVMVIHEMGGYLLKPAYRPVFERGGEGKGGFVLGSAAAFLVLEAAEHAAARGARAFARLMPVANDRIARAPGSVSASLTRLIGEAGIERPDVVLSGATGLSDLAAEEIAGIHTALPGVGIRATGDVAGHPMEVAAPFGAALASALCAVGSAREVAVTSVGHRRGEGVIRVVKV, from the coding sequence GTGAGCCGCTTCCAGACCCGCGACGTCGTCGTCACCGGGATCGGCCTCGTCTCCTGCGCCGGCGAGGGGATCGAGGCGCATCTGACTGCCTTTGCCTCGGACGCGCCGCCGCGCACGGATACCGAGACCTTCGCGCCCTATCCGGTGCATCCGGTGGCGCCGCTCGCCCTCGACACGCAGATCCCGAAGAAGTCGGACCAGCGCCAGATGGAGCTTTGGCAGCGGCTCGGCGTGTACGCCGCCGGCCTCGCCCTCGACTCCGCCGGGGTGAAGGACGATGCAGGCTTCAAGTCGGCGCTCCCGCTCGTGGTGGCGGCGGGCGGCGGCGAGCGCGACTACACGGTCGACGGGACGATCCTCACGGGCTTGCGCGGGACCAACGATCCCGGCGCGTTCCTCAACGAGCGGCTCCTGAACGACCTGCGGCCGACGCTGTTCCTGGCGCAGCTCTCGAATTTGCTCGCGGGCAATATCAGCATCGTCCACGGCGTCACCGGCGCCTCGCGCACCTTCATGGGCGAGGAGTCGAGCGGGGTCGATGCGTTGCGCATCGCGCATGCCCGGATCGCCTCGGGTCAGGTCGAGACCATGATGGTGGGCGGGTCCTACAACGCGGAGCGGCCGGACGTGATGGTCATCCACGAGATGGGTGGCTACCTCCTGAAGCCCGCCTACCGGCCGGTGTTCGAGCGTGGAGGCGAGGGGAAGGGCGGGTTCGTGCTCGGCAGCGCCGCCGCCTTCCTCGTGCTGGAAGCGGCCGAGCACGCCGCCGCCCGCGGCGCACGGGCCTTCGCCCGGCTGATGCCGGTGGCCAACGACCGGATCGCCCGCGCGCCGGGCAGCGTCTCGGCGAGCCTGACCCGCCTGATCGGCGAGGCGGGAATCGAACGGCCGGACGTGGTTCTCTCCGGCGCCACCGGTTTGTCGGATCTCGCCGCGGAAGAGATCGCGGGCATCCATACGGCTCTACCGGGTGTGGGCATCCGCGCCACGGGCGACGTGGCCGGCCATCCGATGGAGGTCGCGGCTCCGTTCGGGGCGGCCTTGGCATCCGCGCTCTGCGCGGTCGGCTCCGCCCGTGAGGTGGCAGTCACCTCCGTCGGCCACCGCCGCGGCGAGGGCGTTATCCGCGTCGTGAAGGTCTAG